From Endozoicomonas sp. 8E, the proteins below share one genomic window:
- a CDS encoding GTPase family protein — protein sequence MDKINILLVGATGSGKSSTINALLGSEEAKVGYGVDPETMTISRYEYGNKVLWDSPGLGDGKEADKLHSQNIIKKLLELDSRGCYLIDQVIVVVDGSSRDLGTTYKLLESVIMPNLENGKERLLVAINQADRAMKGRHWNYQENKPEPVLKEFLEKKVVSVKRRIKESTGIDVKVVYYSSTSY from the coding sequence TTGGATAAAATTAATATATTACTGGTTGGTGCAACAGGGAGTGGTAAAAGCTCGACAATCAATGCTCTTCTTGGCTCAGAAGAGGCCAAGGTTGGATATGGTGTTGATCCAGAAACAATGACCATAAGTCGTTATGAGTATGGGAATAAAGTTTTGTGGGACTCTCCAGGATTAGGTGATGGAAAGGAAGCAGACAAACTCCACTCGCAAAATATCATTAAAAAGCTGCTAGAACTTGATAGTCGTGGTTGTTATTTAATAGATCAGGTAATAGTAGTGGTTGATGGCAGCAGCCGTGACCTCGGCACGACATATAAGCTTTTAGAATCCGTCATTATGCCAAACTTGGAGAACGGTAAAGAAAGATTGCTTGTTGCAATAAATCAGGCTGATCGTGCTATGAAAGGCCGACACTGGAATTATCAGGAAAATAAGCCAGAACCTGTACTTAAAGAGTTTCTTGAAAAGAAAGTAGTCTCTGTAAAGCGAAGAATAAAAGAGTCAACTGGTATCGATGTAAAAGTCGTTTACTATTCATCCACTAGTTATTAA
- a CDS encoding N-6 DNA methylase: MITRDNFPALLESLGFEKKHSTYSKTIGSSTLAADIDKEELLYPEPDGLVINERQTCNFSQPENFVVFECVHRLLEKGYKPEHIELEPKWKVGRGASGGRADILIKDNFVKPLLIIECKTFGPEFKKAWSKTQQDGDQLFSYAQQISETQFLCLYASSFEKKLQYKSHIIAHRDNEQYLADNLSLPSFSKAKDVKERFAVWRDTYQLDYTTQGIFEDSIQAYHIGKDKYALSDLHAITATNQQKKYHEFATILRQHNVSGRENAFDKLVNLFLCKLVDEIENPNDLKFYWKGVAYDTHFDLMDRLQQLYQSGMDKFLGEDITYINQLDVNNALRFIKQNPDATQRAVWNLFIQQKFFTNNDFSFIDVHNERLFYQNAEVLLKILQMWQDIRLTETKGHNQFLGDMFEGFLDQGVKQSEGQFFTPMPICRFILMSLPLEKMVQDMAAPPMAIDYACGAGHFLTELALQLQPLLEQHKPEAKLPEYHKSMVGIEKEYRLSKVAKVSTFMYGQQGIKICYGDGLINSHSAYPDIKDDHFDLLVANPPYSVKGFLETLQENERTAYSLSDTINDPETAGSIETFFIERAKQLLKSEGVAAIILPSSILSNGGSSYIRAREILLQYFDIIAIAEFGSGTFGKTGTNTVTLFLRRKLTQPDTAEHFKERVAEWFKGSAASTHRAEAYRDGYLIGMYTTHINVPKGDYFSLLRGEASGAWKQHQHFQPYHDAFEKSTELKNLKKKKTFKVLSKNDQQTEIAKHYLKYVREIEQDKLYFFCLASDQANPVLIIRSPSATKEIKQFLGYDWSSAKGDEGIKLIEDANGKHITALYDGPDHDHPMQFNRSNPEKLSHYIGANFADALSDIPENLSSVAKPSRLVEMLDFSRATFEKQFLISLTEKVVITSRWPLVPLSSVAEIQKGTSITEKKSTPGEYKVIAGGISYAYTHNQANRAKNTITVSASGANAGYVNFWDEEIFASDCSTVRGSTDEHTEYLFNIMKCRQSEIQSHAKGAAQPHVYPKDIAPMLIPQSDPVTRSRVVAEWRLIDSNTKDAETFIKQHSDQIDKLTQHFYALEFAREEIGKLLKTPPQYGLNKKMNEAGIGYKIFRMNEVILGRMVDNGSMKVSV; the protein is encoded by the coding sequence ATGATCACCCGCGACAATTTCCCCGCTCTGCTTGAGTCCCTTGGCTTTGAAAAAAAGCATTCCACTTACAGCAAGACCATCGGGTCAAGTACATTAGCTGCGGACATAGACAAAGAGGAGCTGCTCTACCCCGAGCCCGATGGCTTGGTGATAAACGAGCGGCAGACTTGCAACTTTTCCCAGCCCGAGAATTTTGTTGTTTTTGAGTGCGTCCACCGTCTACTGGAGAAAGGCTACAAGCCAGAACATATTGAGCTGGAACCAAAATGGAAAGTAGGACGGGGGGCTAGTGGTGGCCGGGCTGATATTCTGATAAAAGACAACTTTGTCAAACCCTTGCTGATTATTGAGTGTAAAACCTTTGGTCCGGAGTTTAAGAAAGCCTGGAGTAAAACCCAGCAGGATGGCGACCAGCTATTCAGCTACGCTCAGCAAATAAGTGAAACACAGTTCCTCTGTCTTTACGCCTCCTCTTTTGAAAAGAAGCTGCAATATAAGAGCCATATTATTGCCCATCGGGATAATGAGCAGTACTTAGCCGATAACCTGAGTCTTCCATCATTCAGTAAAGCAAAAGACGTAAAGGAGCGCTTTGCGGTGTGGCGTGATACCTATCAGCTGGACTACACCACCCAGGGTATCTTTGAAGACAGCATACAGGCCTACCATATCGGCAAAGACAAATACGCACTTTCTGATTTGCACGCTATCACAGCTACAAACCAACAGAAAAAGTATCACGAGTTTGCCACCATTCTTCGCCAACACAATGTGTCCGGTCGAGAAAACGCCTTTGATAAGCTGGTTAACCTGTTTCTCTGCAAGCTGGTGGACGAAATAGAAAACCCGAACGATCTCAAGTTTTACTGGAAAGGTGTCGCTTATGATACGCACTTTGACCTGATGGATCGTCTTCAGCAGCTCTATCAGTCCGGTATGGATAAATTCCTTGGCGAAGATATCACCTACATCAATCAGCTTGATGTGAATAACGCCCTGCGCTTTATCAAGCAAAATCCGGACGCAACCCAACGGGCCGTATGGAACCTGTTTATTCAACAAAAGTTTTTTACCAATAATGATTTTTCCTTTATTGATGTACATAACGAGCGACTGTTCTACCAGAACGCAGAGGTACTACTGAAAATTCTGCAAATGTGGCAGGACATTCGCCTGACAGAAACCAAAGGTCACAACCAGTTTCTGGGCGATATGTTCGAGGGTTTTCTGGATCAGGGAGTCAAACAGAGTGAAGGGCAGTTTTTCACGCCAATGCCCATTTGTCGTTTTATCCTGATGAGTTTACCATTGGAAAAGATGGTGCAAGACATGGCAGCTCCACCTATGGCCATTGATTACGCCTGTGGTGCCGGTCACTTCCTGACCGAGCTGGCTTTACAACTACAGCCCTTGTTGGAGCAGCATAAACCTGAAGCCAAACTGCCTGAGTACCATAAATCCATGGTCGGTATTGAAAAGGAGTACCGGCTCTCCAAAGTGGCCAAAGTCTCAACCTTTATGTACGGCCAGCAAGGTATCAAGATCTGTTACGGTGATGGTCTGATCAATAGCCACAGTGCTTATCCGGATATTAAAGATGACCATTTTGATTTGCTGGTGGCAAACCCTCCCTACAGCGTCAAAGGATTTCTGGAAACGCTGCAGGAGAATGAACGCACAGCCTACTCTCTGAGCGATACCATCAACGACCCCGAAACGGCTGGAAGTATTGAAACCTTCTTTATTGAACGGGCCAAACAGCTATTAAAAAGTGAAGGGGTTGCTGCCATCATCCTGCCCTCTTCCATCCTCTCCAACGGTGGTTCAAGCTATATCCGTGCCCGTGAAATCCTGTTGCAGTATTTCGATATCATTGCCATTGCTGAGTTCGGCAGCGGTACCTTTGGAAAGACAGGCACCAACACGGTCACCCTGTTCCTGCGCCGTAAACTGACACAGCCCGATACCGCTGAGCACTTTAAAGAGCGTGTCGCCGAGTGGTTTAAAGGGTCTGCTGCATCAACTCATAGAGCAGAAGCCTACCGGGATGGCTACCTGATTGGTATGTACACCACGCATATCAATGTACCGAAAGGCGATTATTTTAGCCTGCTCCGGGGTGAAGCATCTGGAGCCTGGAAGCAACATCAACATTTTCAGCCTTACCACGACGCGTTTGAAAAAAGCACTGAGCTGAAGAACCTGAAGAAAAAGAAAACGTTCAAAGTTCTGAGCAAGAACGACCAACAGACAGAGATTGCCAAACACTATCTAAAGTATGTTCGAGAAATTGAGCAGGATAAGTTGTACTTTTTTTGCCTTGCCTCAGACCAGGCCAACCCGGTGCTGATTATCCGCAGCCCTTCTGCCACCAAAGAGATCAAACAATTTCTCGGTTATGACTGGTCCAGTGCCAAAGGGGATGAAGGCATAAAACTGATTGAAGATGCCAACGGCAAGCACATCACGGCGCTGTACGATGGTCCGGATCATGACCATCCAATGCAGTTTAATCGCAGCAATCCGGAGAAATTGAGCCATTACATTGGTGCCAATTTTGCGGATGCGTTAAGTGATATTCCTGAGAACCTAAGTAGTGTTGCAAAGCCTTCTCGACTGGTGGAGATGCTGGATTTTTCTCGTGCTACCTTCGAAAAGCAATTTTTGATATCACTTACAGAAAAAGTTGTTATTACTTCCAGATGGCCTCTTGTACCGCTCAGCAGCGTGGCAGAGATTCAGAAAGGAACATCAATCACAGAAAAAAAATCAACCCCTGGTGAATATAAAGTCATTGCTGGCGGGATCAGTTATGCCTACACCCATAATCAGGCCAATCGTGCAAAAAACACCATCACTGTCAGTGCATCTGGCGCAAATGCTGGTTATGTAAACTTTTGGGATGAAGAAATTTTTGCTTCTGACTGCTCTACTGTTCGCGGTTCGACCGATGAGCATACAGAGTACTTATTCAACATTATGAAATGCAGGCAGAGTGAGATTCAAAGCCATGCGAAAGGTGCTGCACAACCTCACGTCTACCCAAAGGATATTGCTCCCATGCTTATCCCTCAGTCTGACCCAGTGACACGTAGCAGGGTGGTAGCAGAATGGCGGCTGATTGACAGCAACACAAAAGATGCTGAAACATTCATAAAACAGCACTCTGACCAGATAGATAAACTCACTCAACATTTCTACGCGCTAGAGTTTGCTCGCGAAGAAATTGGCAAACTACTCAAAACTCCTCCACAGTACGGCCTCAACAAAAAGATGAACGAGGCAGGCATCGGCTACAAGATTTTCCGAATGAATGAAGTCATCCTGGGTCGTATGGTTGACAATGGCAGCATGAAGGTAAGCGTTTAG
- a CDS encoding GTPase: MIESDLADNIESLICDFDVADSKKREIIKNLYKLKEAKINVLITGATGCGKSSTINALFKSDKAKVGIGVDPETMSVQKYDFDNLVLWDSPGLGDGKEADNLHAKNIIKKLSEIDENGDALIDVVLVILDGSSRDLGTSYALINEVIIPNLGPDKKRLLIAINQADQAMKGRGWDFEENRPEPKLEKFLEEKVLSTKNRIKEATEVEVEPIYYSAGYTDEFGQTPPYNLGKLYSHILASTPIQKRIIFADKLNENPEVWKNNDELEDYGKKVRASYSESINAILAGAEAGSEVGGRIGKAIAGSKGAVVGEVLGAIIGGGAAFFKSFF, encoded by the coding sequence ATGATAGAGAGTGATCTTGCAGACAATATCGAATCACTTATTTGTGATTTTGATGTAGCTGACTCTAAAAAAAGAGAAATAATTAAAAATCTATACAAGTTAAAAGAAGCGAAGATCAATGTACTAATCACCGGTGCAACTGGTTGTGGAAAAAGTTCCACTATTAATGCTCTTTTTAAAAGTGATAAGGCCAAAGTTGGTATTGGTGTCGATCCTGAAACTATGTCAGTACAAAAGTACGACTTCGATAATCTTGTACTATGGGACAGCCCAGGTTTGGGTGATGGCAAGGAGGCGGATAATCTTCATGCCAAAAATATTATTAAAAAACTGTCTGAAATCGATGAAAATGGCGATGCCTTAATCGATGTTGTTCTTGTAATCCTGGATGGTAGTAGCAGAGATCTTGGCACATCTTATGCCTTGATCAACGAAGTCATTATTCCAAACCTTGGGCCAGACAAAAAGCGATTACTGATTGCTATCAATCAGGCCGATCAGGCTATGAAGGGTAGAGGCTGGGATTTTGAAGAAAATCGTCCAGAGCCAAAGCTCGAGAAGTTTTTAGAAGAAAAAGTTTTATCCACTAAAAATAGAATCAAAGAAGCCACAGAGGTTGAGGTGGAGCCCATCTATTACTCTGCTGGTTATACGGATGAGTTTGGGCAGACACCACCTTACAACTTGGGTAAGTTGTACAGCCATATACTCGCAAGTACTCCAATTCAGAAGCGTATTATTTTCGCAGATAAGCTCAATGAAAATCCTGAGGTCTGGAAAAATAATGATGAACTTGAGGATTATGGCAAAAAAGTTAGGGCCAGTTATTCCGAGTCTATCAATGCTATTCTTGCTGGAGCTGAAGCAGGCTCTGAAGTAGGTGGCAGAATAGGTAAAGCAATAGCAGGCTCTAAAGGTGCAGTCGTGGGAGAAGTACTTGGTGCGATAATAGGTGGAGGGGCAGCATTCTTTAAATCATTTTTCTAG
- a CDS encoding DUF2237 domain-containing protein, producing the protein MLEMLFEQLNVFGRQLEVCCQSPMTGFFRNGYCHTCPEDSGSHTVCARMTDEFLQFSLSKGNDLITPNPAFGFPGLKAGDRWCLCVSRWLEAHQAGVAPPVYLAATNMAALEMVDLATLEQMALDCY; encoded by the coding sequence ATGTTAGAAATGCTGTTTGAACAGCTCAATGTGTTTGGTAGACAATTAGAGGTTTGTTGTCAGAGTCCAATGACTGGCTTCTTTCGGAACGGATATTGCCATACCTGTCCAGAGGACTCCGGCAGTCATACGGTCTGCGCCCGTATGACCGATGAGTTCCTGCAATTTTCCCTGTCCAAAGGTAACGACCTCATCACACCTAATCCTGCGTTTGGCTTTCCCGGCCTGAAAGCCGGTGACCGCTGGTGTCTGTGCGTAAGTCGCTGGTTAGAGGCACATCAGGCAGGTGTCGCTCCGCCGGTTTACCTCGCAGCGACCAATATGGCAGCGCTTGAAATGGTTGACTTGGCGACGCTGGAGCAGATGGCATTGGATTGTTATTAA
- a CDS encoding type II toxin-antitoxin system Phd/YefM family antitoxin, producing the protein MRQVLADCSASISELKKNPTALLAQSDGSPIAILNHNKPTAYLIPAETYEWLMDALDDQELSRLVEERRKDLDQAVEVNLDDL; encoded by the coding sequence ATGAGACAGGTATTAGCAGATTGCTCGGCCAGTATTTCAGAGCTCAAGAAAAACCCGACAGCACTGCTGGCCCAGTCAGACGGTTCACCCATAGCAATCCTCAATCACAATAAGCCAACGGCTTATCTGATTCCGGCAGAGACCTACGAATGGTTAATGGATGCCCTGGATGACCAGGAGTTATCCAGACTGGTTGAGGAACGTCGGAAAGACCTGGATCAGGCTGTGGAAGTGAACCTGGATGACTTATAA
- a CDS encoding type II toxin-antitoxin system RelE/ParE family toxin, whose translation MTYKLKFLPAAMKEWNKLASPLRNQFKKKLAERLENPHVPSAKLKGYDNVYKIKLRTAGYRLAYEVIDEEIVVYVLAIGKRDKDAVYKTLRKRRP comes from the coding sequence ATGACTTATAAGCTCAAGTTCCTTCCGGCAGCTATGAAAGAGTGGAACAAGCTGGCCTCTCCATTGCGTAACCAGTTTAAGAAAAAACTGGCAGAGCGTCTGGAGAACCCCCATGTTCCCTCGGCCAAACTGAAAGGCTACGACAACGTATACAAAATCAAACTACGGACAGCTGGATATCGCTTGGCATATGAAGTTATTGATGAGGAGATTGTTGTCTATGTATTAGCCATCGGCAAGCGAGACAAGGACGCTGTCTATAAGACCTTAAGAAAACGACGCCCATAA
- a CDS encoding tape measure protein, whose amino-acid sequence MELSNKNLTTQQHLQRELKETASALQKVDAKAKTSSRTFKRSDFRQLARYADRASGGWGRLSQRLGALVAVSVGLYTVKRAIQGLLGTGDQFERLRVQLNAVMGSVAEGERAIQWIKQFTRETPYQLEQVAEAFVRLKAFGLDPMDGSMQAMVDQASKLGGGMERLNGISLAVGQAWAKEKLQGEEILQLVERGVPVWELLEKATGKNVQELQKLSTAGKLGRDTIALLIEEIGKSSAGAAAENMSLLSGYVSNLKDSWQNFLDEVAQSGTLSYAKDQLKSLSDQISIMSEDGRLCRLAQSISDAFVQIGEAIKANFTGLTFEGVVASIQSASQRIASTLARCRFIARGILW is encoded by the coding sequence ATGGAGCTTTCCAATAAGAATCTGACTACCCAGCAGCATCTGCAAAGGGAGCTGAAAGAAACCGCATCAGCTCTGCAAAAGGTGGATGCCAAAGCTAAGACGTCTTCCCGCACCTTCAAACGTTCCGACTTCAGGCAGTTAGCCCGATATGCAGATCGGGCATCAGGCGGTTGGGGGCGTTTGTCGCAGCGGTTGGGTGCTCTGGTGGCTGTCAGTGTGGGTTTGTATACCGTCAAGCGGGCGATTCAGGGATTGCTGGGAACGGGGGATCAGTTTGAGCGCTTGCGGGTGCAGCTCAATGCTGTCATGGGTTCTGTGGCTGAGGGTGAGCGAGCCATTCAATGGATCAAGCAGTTTACCCGTGAGACGCCTTATCAACTGGAGCAGGTGGCGGAAGCTTTTGTACGACTGAAGGCGTTTGGTCTTGATCCCATGGACGGCAGTATGCAGGCCATGGTGGATCAGGCTTCCAAGCTGGGTGGTGGCATGGAGCGCCTGAATGGGATTTCTTTGGCGGTTGGGCAGGCCTGGGCCAAGGAGAAGTTGCAGGGCGAAGAGATCCTGCAACTGGTTGAGCGGGGCGTACCGGTTTGGGAGTTACTGGAAAAAGCCACTGGTAAAAATGTTCAGGAACTGCAGAAGCTTTCCACAGCAGGCAAACTGGGTCGAGATACCATTGCCCTGCTGATCGAGGAAATTGGCAAGAGCTCTGCCGGGGCTGCCGCTGAGAATATGTCTCTGTTGTCCGGGTATGTCAGCAACCTGAAAGACAGCTGGCAGAACTTTCTGGATGAAGTGGCCCAGAGCGGCACACTGTCTTATGCCAAGGATCAGCTAAAAAGTCTTTCGGACCAGATCAGTATTATGTCTGAAGATGGTCGTTTGTGTCGACTGGCTCAGTCTATCAGCGATGCGTTTGTGCAGATAGGGGAGGCGATCAAGGCCAACTTTACTGGTCTGACGTTTGAAGGAGTGGTAGCCAGCATCCAGTCCGCCAGTCAACGTATTGCTTCCACCCTGGCCAGGTGCCGATTTATCGCCCGGGGGATATTGTGGTGA